The genomic window CGAGGTCGTGGTGGGCGACGAGGTCGTCGCCACGGACCCGATCACCGGTGAGACGCGGGCGAAGGAAGTCACCGCCGAGATCGTCGGCAACGGCGTCAAACACCTGGTGAAGTTGAGCATCAAGTCCGAAAGCGGTGACGAGGCTGAGGTAACAGCTACCGACAGCCACCCCTTCTGGGTCCCCGCCACCGGAGAGTGGGTGGACGCCACCGACTTGCGACCAGGGGAGTGGCTGCGGACGAATGTCGGCACCCGTGTCCAGATTGACCGCGTAGAACGGTGGACGGAGCCACACACCACCGTCCACAACCTCACAGTCACCGATTTGCACACGTACTATGTGCTCGCCGGAAACATCCCGGTGCTTGTCCACAACGCTGGTGGGGACAAGCTACGGCCTGACTACAATGCGGAAGGCCCTCATACCACGTTCCTTCGCGACAGAGGAACCGGCCAGATCAAGAAATGGGCGACTTGGATTCCGCAAACGAACCCTCGCAATCCAGCGCCCTGGGAGATGGTGGAGCGATTCGATTTGCAGGGTCCGACACATACCAATAGGGACGGAACTAAAGTTCCTACGCCGCATATCAATTTGCCCAATGGTGGCGATGCGCGTCCGGCTCAGCCATGGGAAATTCCGGGGAGTGGTGTTGCGCGACCGAGTTGCTGACGGAAATTTTGACTATCTAGTGAACTGGTACGCCGCCCAGTGTGACGGCGAATGGGAACACGAGTATGGGATCCGACTTGAAACTCTGGATAATCCCGGCTGGAGTATCAGCATTGACTTGTCGGGAACCTCTGCTGAGGGGAGGATCCAAAAAATGAGCAGACGAGAAATTGGCGATAGAAAGTGGATCATTTTCGAGTCCACCGGTATCTCATTCGAAGCAAGCTGTGATCCGCTTTCGCTTCAAGAAGTGGTTGAAGAGTTCAGGATTTTTGTGGAATCCCAGTAGCTGCATCGGCGCGTATGAAGGTTGGATGGCTCGACGGTCTGACCCTCGAGGCCTATCACGGGCAGCGGGTGGGTCGCGCTCTGTAGTGACTCATCCGCTGTCGTGTGTTGGGGCACGGCCGTTTCAACATCATCCGGTGAGGCCGAGGATGGTGAATGGCCTGGTCATGTCGCGGTTGGCCCAGCGGGTGGCTTCGGTGATGTCGGTGCGGCCGGCCAGGCGTAGGGCGTTGATGGCGAGGTTGCGTAGTGAGGCCAGGACGCGGGGTCCGGAGCGGGTGCGTACGCGGGAGTGGTCCTCGCGGTAGCAGGTGTCGCGGATGAAGTGCAGGGTTTCCGTGAGCCACCCGTGGTGCACCCGAAGTCGTGTTGGTCTTTCATCGTGGGTCGTCTCCTTCGGGCTGAGCAGATGGCTGGGTCCAGCGGGCTCGGGTGTAGTAGCCCGGTGGTCGGGCGCGGCGTTCGCGTAGGCGTTGGAGTTCGGCGTCGTCGGCGGTGATGATCCAGTATTTGCCGTCGGGGTGATGCCGGGCGGTGACCCAGCCTCGGTATATCCAGTTATAAACGCTGGCGGTCGGCATGCCCAGGACGGCGGCCAGACCGGTGACCGACCACTCGTGGGCGCCGGTGACGCCCGAGGCACTGGGCTTGGCTCGTGTCGTCGGCACACGAATGCCGTGCTGGTTGATCAGGTGCCGTACTTGGGCGGGCCCGAATCGGGTGGTGCGTTTCGGGGGTTTCAGGCCTTCGTCGTTGAGCCGGTCGGCGATCTGCCGGGTGCTGTGCCCGGCTTCGGCGAGTTCGGTGATGCGGGCCAGCATGCGGGGGAAGTAGGACAGTTGGTCCATGCGTCCGACCGGCCGGGTGGCCTGTCCGGTGGTCTCGTGGCCGCCGGCCCAGCGGATCGTGACGTCGACGAGTTCGCTGTCGGCGACGACCGCGACGGTGATCTTCTCGATCACGGTGCGCAGGATCTCCTTGCGGTCGTCGATGCTGGTGGTGGGTGCGTGCCAGACGGCGGGCAGATGCTCGGCCAGAGTGCGGATCGCGTCGCGTTCGGCCGGGGTCAGGGTCGCGGGGCGGGTGTCACGGAATCGCTGGTAGTCGCCGTCGAGGCGATCGGCCTCGGCCAGCGCGGTCTCCCAATCCTTCTCCAGCTGACGCACCACGAGGCGGTTCTCCGGTTCGGCCAGCTGGTATTGCCTGCGGGCCCGGTCGGCGTCGTAACGGGCCCGTTCCAGGCGCTGGCGCCACACCTTGTCCACCGTGGCGCGTTCGGCTTCGGCCTGCGCAGCGGCCGACAGCGACACCTCCAGCCCAGCCGGGGCGAGTGCCGTGAGGACCTGGCCGGTGACGTAGGCGTCCAGGGCGGGACCGGCGATGTGCTGGCACGGATCGCCGGTGCCGTAGTTGATCGGCAGGTAGGCGCAGACGTAGCCGTGAACCGTGGTCCGCGAGGCCGGGCTGTGGTAGCGCACGACCATGCGGTGCCCGCCGCAAAGTCCACAGTGCAGCAACCCGGACAACAGCGCCGATCCGCCGCGCGGGGCACCCGGAGCCGCGGCGACCTTGTACCTGCCGAAAAGTACATCCGCGCTGTTCAGGCGGCATGCTCGTACTCGTGGAGGATGCCGCCGAGGCGGTCGCGTCGGCGGATGTCGAGTCGGGTGAGCCGGTCCGGGTCGGTGATGGGTGCGGGCAGCGGGGTCAGTGGCCGGGCGTTGGCGATGCCCTGGTGTGGTCGGTGTTCGTTGTAGAAGGCTTCGTACTCGCGCAGCGCATGCAGCAGATGCCGTTGGTTGAGGATCAGGGTCTGGTCGAGGAGTTCGCGGCGGCAGGTCCGGACCCAGCGTTCCATGATCGCGTTCATCCGGGGCATCCGTACCCCGGTGAGCACCACGTCGATGCCGGCGTCGGCGAGGATGGTGTCGAACAGGGCCGGATACTTGCCGTCGCGATCGCGGATCAGGTATTTGACCTGGCAGCCGGTGTCTTCGAGGTCCATGACCAGGTTGCGGGCGGTCTGTGCCACCCAGGCGGCGGTCGGATGGGCGGTGGTGCCGAGGATCCGGATGCGGCGGGTGGTGTGTTCGATGACGGCCAGGACGTACAGCTTGGCGCCGGTCAAGGCGGTCGTTTCGAGGAAGTCCGCGGCGATGATCGCGTGGCCTTGGGACCGCAGGAACACCGCCCAGGTGTTGCTGGTGCGCTCGGGTGCCGGTTCGACACCGGCACCCTTGAGGATCTCCCAGACCGTGGAGGCGGCGACCTTGACGCCGAGCACAAGGAGTTCGCCGTGGATTCTGCGGTATCCCCAGGTGCTGTTCTCCCAGGCGAGGCGCAGGACCAGCCGGCGGATCGACCGGATCGTTCGGGGCCGCCCGACCCGGCGGGGCCGGGAACTCCGGGCGTGCCGGTGGGCGATCAGATCGCGGTGCCAGCGCAGCACGGTCTCCGGGCGTACCAGTAGCCGCAGGTGATTCAGTGCAGTTCGCGGTAGCGGGTGCAGCAGGGCCGCGAGCCAGGCCCGATCCGCTGGGGCGAACCGGACCCGTTCGCCGTGCAGGTGCCGTTCGAGCACCATGATCTGGTGCCGCAACGCCAGGATTTCGGCGTCCTTGTCGCGGTCGCTCATCGGTAGCAGCCGTAGCAGGGCGAGGGTGTTGGTCACGCCGAGGTACGCCAGTCGAAACAGCACACGTCATCCTTGCGCAGTGCTCGGCGTAGATCACGGTCACGGCCCGGCGGAGAGGCCCTTGGCCGGCTCCGTTGCGTTGTTGGATCGGGAGACGCGTTCAGCCCGGCCAGGTGGCGTGGTCAGATCGCCGTGGTGAGTTCAGCGAACGCGACGGTGACTCGTAGTCGAGGGTGTTCGTCGGCGGCGAGTTCGTAGTGTCCTCGGTGTAGGTTCTGGACGAAGGCGTGTCCGGCGATGATGGTCTGGGCGGTACGGTCGGTGCGTAATCCGCGCATCGATCGGAGTCGGTGTTTGAGCCGGCTGTGATCGGCCTCGACGGGATTGTTCGCGTACTGCTCGACGTGATGCCAGGCGGCCGGGATCAGGTCGGCGAGCACGGCGGGGTAGACCGCTGCGGCGTCGGTTACCACCTCGACAGGCACCGTTTTGAGGGTGGCGAGGGCGCGGGTGAAGAACCTTCGGGCCGCCGCACCGTCCCGGCGGGCGGACACCAGCACGTCGATGACCTGGCCGTGCTGGTCGATCGCCCGGTACACGTACCGCCAGACACCGTTGACCTTGACGTAGGTCTCGTCGACGAACCAGCGGTCACCCGGCGAACGCCGAGCGAAGCGGGCAGCGTCTGCCAGCAGTGGGGTGAACCGCTGTACCCACCGGTACACGGTGACGTGATCCACCTTCACGCCGCGTTCGGCGAGTAGTTCCTCGACGTCGCGGTAGGACAGGTTGAAGCGCAGGTACCAGCGCACCGCCATCACGATCACCTCCGGTGGAAACCGGAAGCCGGCGAACGCCGAAGACGGAGCAAACCACGAACGCGACCGGGATGACGACCTCACCGATCAACTGTGCCGGAGCACGCGGCCAACCCGACACCACAGCACCCGATCGCTCAATGCAACAGCGCCTCTCGGTGTCCTTGTCGCGGTCGCTCATCGGTAGCAGCCGCAGCAGGGCCAGAGCGTTGGTCACACCGAGGTAGGCCAGTCGCAGCAACACAACCAATCATCCTCGCGGAACACTCCGCAGAGAAACATCGTCGAGGTCCGGTCCCCGAGACCAGCCCGGGGCCAGGCCACACGCTGGGGCGATCGAGATGGCGGTGACCAATGCGGATGAGGTTCTCGGCACCCGCAGCGTCGAACACCGTCACTGCCGACGTTGTACCCACAGCGTCAGGTCTACTGGTACCAGCCAGCCACAGGGCTGCCTCGTCGACTATCGTCCGTCGGTCGGCGGTCTGGCCGTGGAACCGGGAGGCTGCTCGGTGTTGGCGCGACAGTCCACCGCCCTGCGCCCCGGCCCACCAGGACGATCCATGGCGAGGGGCCGTCTCTCACCGGACGGCGTCCTGGGCCTGGAGATCGGTTATCAGCCGCTTGGTGGCCAGCGTGCTGACGACGGCGGCCGCCTGGTTGGGGCGTCCGGGGATGCTGAGGACGTCGCCGCGGCCGAGCGCCTTGACGCCCTCCTCCGCGACGGCCTCCGCGCTCAGCCACATGGGCCGTGGCAGAGCCCGGAGTGCCTCTTCCCGGTCCAGGCCCGCGGCCTCCGCAAAGCCTGTGTCGACAGGCCCAGGGCACAGCAGCGTAGCGGTCACGCCCGTGCCGGCAAGTTCGGCTGCCAGCGTGCGGGTGTACGAGAACACGAACGACTTGGCAGCCGCGTACGCCGCCTGACCCGGCACCGGCTGGAAGGCTGTAGTCGACCCGACGTTGAGGACCGCGCCGCGGCCACGAGCGACCATGCCGGGCACGAAGCGCGCACAGAGATCGGCCACCGCCAGCGCGTCGACCTCGATCATGGCGAGTTCGGCGCCCGGATCGCACTCCGCGATGGGGCCGCGTGTCGAGTAGCCGGCGTTGTTGACGAGGATGTCGGTGACAAGCCCCAGTTCGCCGATGCGATCCGGCAGTGCGGCACGGCTTTCGCGATCGGCGAGGTCGGCGGCCAGCACGACGGCGTTCACCCCGTACTCCCGCAGCTCGCCGGCGGTCTTCGTGAGCCTGTCCACGTCACGCGCGACGAGCGTGACACCGTAGCCGTCTCTTGCCAGGGCGTGTGCCACCGCCTCGCCGATGCCGGACGACGCGCCGGTGACGATCGCGGTACCGTCCCGTCTGGCCGGGGGAAGTGCCATGTGATCAGCGTTCCTCTCGATCGGGGTGGCGGGTCCGGGCCCTGCAACAACAACGGATCATCGACCAGCTGGCGATGCCGGAAGCTGCCCACCGCCCGGCGATGCCGAGGATGCCGTCGGCTGAGCCGTCGTCGACCACCACGATCTCCAGGCCCGGCAGGCGTTGTGAGCCAGGGAGGCGAGACAGGGCTCGAGGTCCGGCTCGGCGTCGTACACCGGCACGACCACGCTCGACAGCGGCGTCAACTGGCGATCCTCTCTGAGGCGGGTGGCCGGGTCAGATGGCCTTGGCTTCTCGGACGAGCACGGCTTCCAGTGCCGCCAGCATCGCGGCGCCCGCGTCAGGCGTCATCCTTTTCTCGTCGCAGACCACCTTGAGCAGGCACTCCGGTCCTGCATCGCGCAGGTTTGCGAAGACGGTCGCGTCGCTCAGGTCCCGCCGCTCGATCACGTCGATCGAGGTCTCCCGCTCCGCCGGGCCACCGAGCTCGCCGGCCTGGCTCTCCAGCCCTTGCCACGCCTGCCGGATGGCCCGCACGTCGTTGAAGTAGTACGAGAGATCGCTGGAGAGCCCCGCGGCGGCGAGGCCGGTGAGAGTGTCCCGCCATCGGAGCGTGTCGTACCGGGCGCGGGCGTAGGCATTCAGGGTGCGCGCGTACACGGCCCGGACATGGGACGTCATCTCCCCGGTCAGGTCTTGCCGGGAGTAGCGCAGCAGCCCATTACCCAGGGTCTGGCCGATGAACTGCGTCAGCTGCGGCTGCCATCTGTTGTTGCACACCAGGAGCATCGCGGACAGATCTCGATCGATCTCGTGGTGAACAGCTCGCGTCAACGCCGCCAGGACGACGCTGGTCGTGCTCGTGCCCGTCCTGAGCGCGATCACCTGCGCGGCGATGGCGGCGGCGCGGGAGCGCAGAGCGATCACCGAGTAGGCGCCGGGCGTGGTGGGCATCAGTCCTCGTCCGGCCGGCGGGCT from Actinoplanes derwentensis includes these protein-coding regions:
- a CDS encoding immunity 53 family protein → MVLRDRVADGNFDYLVNWYAAQCDGEWEHEYGIRLETLDNPGWSISIDLSGTSAEGRIQKMSRREIGDRKWIIFESTGISFEASCDPLSLQEVVEEFRIFVESQ
- a CDS encoding integrase core domain-containing protein, which codes for MLFRLAYLGVTNTLALLRLLPMSDRDKDAEILALRHQIMVLERHLHGERVRFAPADRAWLAALLHPLPRTALNHLRLLVRPETVLRWHRDLIAHRHARSSRPRRVGRPRTIRSIRRLVLRLAWENSTWGYRRIHGELLVLGVKVAASTVWEILKGAGVEPAPERTSNTWAVFLRSQGHAIIAADFLETTALTGAKLYVLAVIEHTTRRIRILGTTAHPTAAWVAQTARNLVMDLEDTGCQVKYLIRDRDGKYPALFDTILADAGIDVVLTGVRMPRMNAIMERWVRTCRRELLDQTLILNQRHLLHALREYEAFYNEHRPHQGIANARPLTPLPAPITDPDRLTRLDIRRRDRLGGILHEYEHAA
- a CDS encoding condensation domain-containing protein produces the protein MWESMLVLGSSSDQLNPIGISRVDSPVPLRAALSRIERYLTQLDILRVVFDEKRREQTFRDHAQVSVLVRDMHDASGAGGLERGGFERFRDAGFPTEAFELDAAPIRIGLLHRRGIVTHMILLLSHLPFDGVAFRLLERQLLTAIEGHEVPEPGMQTETLVRHEQAPGSIRRSEAVLERWVDAATSPPAGRGLMPTTPGAYSVIALRSRAAAIAAQVIALRTGTSTTSVVLAALTRAVHHEIDRDLSAMLLVCNNRWQPQLTQFIGQTLGNGLLRYSRQDLTGEMTSHVRAVYARTLNAYARARYDTLRWRDTLTGLAAAGLSSDLSYYFNDVRAIRQAWQGLESQAGELGGPAERETSIDVIERRDLSDATVFANLRDAGPECLLKVVCDEKRMTPDAGAAMLAALEAVLVREAKAI
- a CDS encoding SDR family NAD(P)-dependent oxidoreductase is translated as MALPPARRDGTAIVTGASSGIGEAVAHALARDGYGVTLVARDVDRLTKTAGELREYGVNAVVLAADLADRESRAALPDRIGELGLVTDILVNNAGYSTRGPIAECDPGAELAMIEVDALAVADLCARFVPGMVARGRGAVLNVGSTTAFQPVPGQAAYAAAKSFVFSYTRTLAAELAGTGVTATLLCPGPVDTGFAEAAGLDREEALRALPRPMWLSAEAVAEEGVKALGRGDVLSIPGRPNQAAAVVSTLATKRLITDLQAQDAVR
- a CDS encoding IS6 family transposase, with the protein product MRSSSRSRSWFAPSSAFAGFRFPPEVIVMAVRWYLRFNLSYRDVEELLAERGVKVDHVTVYRWVQRFTPLLADAARFARRSPGDRWFVDETYVKVNGVWRYVYRAIDQHGQVIDVLVSARRDGAAARRFFTRALATLKTVPVEVVTDAAAVYPAVLADLIPAAWHHVEQYANNPVEADHSRLKHRLRSMRGLRTDRTAQTIIAGHAFVQNLHRGHYELAADEHPRLRVTVAFAELTTAI
- a CDS encoding recombinase family protein → MVVRYHSPASRTTVHGYVCAYLPINYGTGDPCQHIAGPALDAYVTGQVLTALAPAGLEVSLSAAAQAEAERATVDKVWRQRLERARYDADRARRQYQLAEPENRLVVRQLEKDWETALAEADRLDGDYQRFRDTRPATLTPAERDAIRTLAEHLPAVWHAPTTSIDDRKEILRTVIEKITVAVVADSELVDVTIRWAGGHETTGQATRPVGRMDQLSYFPRMLARITELAEAGHSTRQIADRLNDEGLKPPKRTTRFGPAQVRHLINQHGIRVPTTRAKPSASGVTGAHEWSVTGLAAVLGMPTASVYNWIYRGWVTARHHPDGKYWIITADDAELQRLRERRARPPGYYTRARWTQPSAQPEGDDPR